Within Rhodovulum sp. MB263, the genomic segment TGCGCACCTATCAGGGCCAGACCACCGGAGGCGTGATGCATCCCGCGCAATTCGGCGCGCTGGCCGCGCTGACCGATACCCGCGCCTTCATGGGCCCCAATCTCGAGGCCTTCCGCGCCCGCCGCGCGCTTGGCGTCCGGCTGATCAACGAGACCGAGGGGCTGTCCTGCCACGCGCCCGACGGCGCCTTCTATCTCTTCGTCAACTGCGCGCCCCTGATCGGCGCCACAAGGCCGGATGGCGGCACCATCGCCAGCGATGCCGACCTGACCCGCTATTTCGTCGAGGAGGCCGAGGTGGTCTGCGTGCCGGGCGCCGCCTTCGGACTGTCGCCCTTCTTCCGGATCTCGTTTGCCTGCGGCATCGAGGTGCTGGAGGAGGCCTGCCTCAAGCTGCGCGCCGCCGTGGCCAGACTTACGCCCGCCAAGGAAGGACCCTCCGCATGAGCTTCGACTGTTCGGTCGCCCCCGTGAACCATCCGCTGAGTGCCGAATTCGCCGCCGGGTTCAGCGATATCCCGGCGCCGGTCGCCAATGACTGCTATGGTCGCCGCAACATCATGGATGCGGGGATCAAGCCGATCGCCAGGGGCATGCATCTCTGCGGCCGCGCCGTCACTGTGGCGATGCCGCCCGATGACAACCTGATGCTGCATGCGGCGCTGCATGCGGCCGAACCGGGCGACATCATCGTCGCCTCGACCTCGAACGACCGCCATTCGGGCGTCTGGGGCGAGCTGATGACCCGTGCCGCCATGGCGCGCGGCCTCGGCGGGCTGGTGCTGGACGGCATGTGCCGCGACAGCGCCTGGATCGCCGAAAGCGGGTTCCAGCTCTTTGCCCGCGGCACCTGCGCCCGCGGCTCGCGCAAGCTCGGGCCGGGCCATGTCAACATTCCGGTGGCGGTCGGCAATGTCGTCGTCCATCACGGCGACATCATCATCGGCGACGATGACGGGGTGATGGTGGTGCCCGCCGCCGATGCCGCCGCTCTGCTGCCGCTCTGCCGTGACAAGCTGGCCAAGGAGGCTGCGCGGATCGAGGCCATCGCCGCGGGCGCGCCGAAACCCGGCTGGCTGATGCCGGCGCTGGAAAAATGGAACGTGGCGTGACGGCGCCTTAACCCTGCCGTCCGATAAGACCCAACAAGGAGAGACCCGATGAAACGCATCACCGCCTCGCTGGCCGCCATCGCGCTGCTGGCCGGGACCGCGGCTCTGGCCGAGTATCCCGAGAAGCCCGTCACCATCGTCGTGCCCTATGGCGCCGGCGGCGGCAGCGACATCATGGTGCGCACCGTCGCGCCCTATATCGAGAAATATCTCGGCGACGGCGCCAAGGTCGTGGTCGAGAACCGCACCGGCGCCTCGGGCATCATCGGCTGGCAGGCGGTGCATGATGCCAAGCCCGACGGCTACACCATCGGCGTCATCACCACGCCGTCGATCGTGACCAAGCCGATCGAGGGCAAGGCCGATTTCACCTGGCAGGAATTCACCATCATCGCCAACATGGTCACCGATCCTGCGGCGCTGAACGTCAAGAAGGGCAGCCAGTTCACGGACATTGCCGGGCTGGTCGACTATGCCAGGGAAAACCCGAAGGTCGTGACCATGGCCACCGGCAATTTCGGCGGCGACGATCACCTGGCCGGGCTGCAGCTTGAAAAGCTGACCGGGGCCGAGTTCACCTTCGTGCCCTTCCCCGGCGTCGCCGCGCGCAACGCCACCATGGGCGGTCATGTCGCGGTCGGCAGCTTCAATCTTGGCGAGGCGGTCAACTATCAGGACTCGATCGACATTCTGGGCATCATGGCCGCCAGGCGGTCCGAGCTTGCCCCCGAGGTCCCGACCCTGAAGGAACAGGGCTTCGACATCGTTGCCTCGTCGCAGCGCGGTTTTGCCGGGCCGAAGGGCATGCCCGCCGAGGCGGTCGGGAAACTGTCGGCGGCCATCGCCCAGGCGGTGAACGACCCCGATTTCCGCAAGGATGCGATCAATCAGGGCGTGGTGCTCGATTTTGCCGACAGCACAGATTTCGCCGCCCAGCTCGACGCCTTCGACCAGGCCATGCGCAAGATCTGGGCCGAGAGCCCCTGGC encodes:
- a CDS encoding RraA family protein encodes the protein MSFDCSVAPVNHPLSAEFAAGFSDIPAPVANDCYGRRNIMDAGIKPIARGMHLCGRAVTVAMPPDDNLMLHAALHAAEPGDIIVASTSNDRHSGVWGELMTRAAMARGLGGLVLDGMCRDSAWIAESGFQLFARGTCARGSRKLGPGHVNIPVAVGNVVVHHGDIIIGDDDGVMVVPAADAAALLPLCRDKLAKEAARIEAIAAGAPKPGWLMPALEKWNVA
- a CDS encoding tripartite tricarboxylate transporter substrate binding protein, with translation MKRITASLAAIALLAGTAALAEYPEKPVTIVVPYGAGGGSDIMVRTVAPYIEKYLGDGAKVVVENRTGASGIIGWQAVHDAKPDGYTIGVITTPSIVTKPIEGKADFTWQEFTIIANMVTDPAALNVKKGSQFTDIAGLVDYARENPKVVTMATGNFGGDDHLAGLQLEKLTGAEFTFVPFPGVAARNATMGGHVAVGSFNLGEAVNYQDSIDILGIMAARRSELAPEVPTLKEQGFDIVASSQRGFAGPKGMPAEAVGKLSAAIAQAVNDPDFRKDAINQGVVLDFADSTDFAAQLDAFDQAMRKIWAESPWLE